The following are from one region of the Nicotiana tomentosiformis chromosome 7, ASM39032v3, whole genome shotgun sequence genome:
- the LOC138895719 gene encoding secreted RxLR effector protein 78-like produces the protein MTKAYDRLSWIFMTKVLRKMGFCKRFIGIVFGIVSNNWYLVLINGQPYEFFKSTRGVKQGDPLSPTLFILAAEAMSRGLNSLHLNLYFYEFGLPKWSPKNNHLGYVDDTIIFSSSDATSLQLIMEVLSAYEVASVQ, from the coding sequence ATGACCAAAGCTTACGATAGGCTTTCCTGGATATTCATGACTAAAGTGTTGAGGAAAATGGGCTTTTGTAAAAGGTTCATTGGTATAGTGTTTGGCATTGTGTCTAACAACTGGTATTTAGTTTTAATTAATGGCCAGCCGTATGAATTTTTCAAGTCCACCAGAGGAGTTAAGCAAGGGGACCCCTTGTCACCTACATTATTCATTTTAGCTGCCGAAGCTATGTCTAGAGGTTTGAATTCTCTTCATCTAAACTTATACTTTTATGAATTTGGTTTGCCAAAGTGGAGTCCTAAGAATAATCATCTAGGGTATGTTGACGATACTATCATCTTCTCATCATCTGATGCTACTTCATTACAACTAATTATGGAGGTGTTGAGTGCCTATGAGGTAGCTTCTGTACAATGA